CGGGACCTGGATGTCTGCTGGATGCTGGTGCAGCTGGGTCGGCCCTGGTCCTGAATGCATAGTGACAAGcttggagccaggatggcagacCTGTGCTGGGGCCCAGCAGGAGGCCCAGGCAGGGCAGGTGTGCGGCCGCATCCGGACGGCACTGCCCCGTGGACCCCCCTCACTGTCCCCAGGCACCCAGGGGCACCCAGGCACAGACAGCCTTGGAGGCTGCGGGCCCGAGCTGGGTGGGGGGTGGCGGGTGGCAGCGGTAGCTCACTCCGTTTCCTGAGAACTTTGCTGACCTTGTAGATCGGGAGCGAGGGGGCTTTATCTGCCCGTGTGTGTCGCTGTGGACTCCAtcggggaggaggagagggactgTTCAGGCATTTCCTGAGGCTGAACTAATATGAactgtttttcttcatattttttcaacGACTTGGAATTTTGGAAGAAGAATGGAAATGTCATTTTTCCCACTGTTTAATAACAATGTTCTTTCCTTGTTGAAACCACAAAGTCCATTCCTCTCCTCACAACCGTGCACTTAAACAAGGTATAGTCAGGTCCCCTGGAccacctccctgcctgcctgacaTCGCCCTCTCCCTCTGGGGGTTTGTTAGAAAAGCAGCCCCCCGGCCCCCTGGCCTCTGCCAGGCCTGCTCCTCCAGAGCTCAGCCCAGAGGTCACATTCCCAGGTCCTGCCTGACCCTGGGTCGCAGTCAGGCACACGGCCCTTTTTCTGCTGACACTTGCTTACCTGGATATTTCACAGCCATGTTTCCAGCCCCTCCAGCTGCCGCAGGAGGGCAGGGCCATAGCCCTTGCCATATAGCTCGCACTcctgtgagggagggagggagaagtcagAGGGGAGGGCACCAGGGAGCCGAGGCAGGAGCAGAGCTGAGGGGAGGCCACCCTCACACCCTCTGTACCTGCCCTGCCGGCCGGGCCTGTGAATTCTGCACCTCTAGGCGGGGCTGCTCCTTTGCAGACCACCTCTCACCAAATCCTTGCAGGAGTCTGGGAGGCCCAGGAGGCTgttactgaggctcagaggggccaCATGGGCAGGGGAGAGCTGGCAGATCTGGCCCTGGACCTGTCCCCTCTGAGGACGCCGCAGATGGAATGGACAGGGTGCCAAGCTCCCACAGCCTTGCCCCATGGTGGTCTCACCCACCTTGCCTGACAGCTGTTTGAGGGTACGTGGCTGCTGTGTTTCCGTGCAGGCCCAGGGAAGAAGAGGTCAGGGCTCTCAACTCACGGTACCACCCCCTGTAGAAAAAGCCCAGGTCCAAGCCAGCACCAGGCAGTGACTGGCAGCCAGGGATGCCCACATGGTAGGGGGCAGGATTTAGCCTGGCAGATGGTATGCTGGCAGAAGGTGCCCGGGAGGGTCCTTCCGCTGTCAGGGGCTTGCTAGAAGGCCCCATCTCCAGGTCCCGTAGTCCCTGGCCAGACAGCCCCCCATCTCCGAGGCCTGCCCCCTTCACTGGGCCTGCTGGTACCCCTGTGCAAGAGCTCTGCTTCCGCAGTGCCTTGTTCTGACAGCCCCTTCCCAACAGCGAGGGCCCGGCACCTGGCCACTGGGTACAGGCCAGCCTGGGGGCAGAGGGTGCACCGTGTGCTGGGACCTTACCACCAAAACCCCTACAAGCCCTGCCCGTCCTCAAGACTTTGAATGCCAGGGGCTGTGGAAGCACATGGGCAGAGGCCAGCACCCTGGGCACCCTGCGGCCTCGGGTGGGCTCTGACCCCCTCCACGTGGGGGCTGGGCTGTGTAACAGGGGTGAggcggggctgggggcagggctgctggggtcTGAGGGGAGGCTCCCGGCAGCTCTCCTTGCTCCCCTGCTGGTCCCTGCCTTTGCTGGGACACGAGTCCTGTGAGTCAGGCAGGCCCCGCCTCTCAGCCTGCGGTGGGGTCCCTGCCCATCTGGCTTCCCGGCAGGGGGCAGGAGTGCTGTCAGGACCCCCAGCTCTGTGTCTGCACAGTGTTGTCCACCATCTGCCAAGAGGCAGGAGGCCGGAGCTGGAGGGCTGGGGAGAGCGTCCCAGAGCCCGTCAGCATCCCCAGTGCCCCCCAACTGCAGTCCGGATGCCCTGGGGACGCCCCTCGGGCAGAGAGATGTGGGTGTTGGGTAGCATTTCATCTCGCGTGGGCGGGTCCTTGCTCTGGATGTGCGGTTCCTTTATTTAGAGCCCCCTGACCTCTAACTAACTCATTGCACTTTAAAGGAAATGGTGTAAATTATGTTCATAGTTTAGTTAAAAAATACCACTGTTCTGGCTGCCGTGTGTCAAGTGGTCAGCAGGTGGCCAGACCAGCCTGGCAGGGCGGCGGCTCAACAGCTGCAGTTCTCATCGGGCTGTTAACCTGGGCCCAGGTGGGCCAGCTCCAACCCTAGCTTCGTGGCCAAGTTTGCTCTTTGACCtccctgggcctcggtttcctcatcctCAAAACGGGGGTCTTTCTCTCCTACAAGGTCCCTGTGAGTGTCCAGGACGGCCTGGGTAAAGCACCTGGGCACTTTAATTAAGCAGTTCACGTACTACTGAGCTGCTGACACCCCAGCCCGGCtgacctcaccccctctgttcaTTCCCAGGCCCTTAGTACATTGGTCCTGAATAGGTGGATTCGGTTTAGAGGCCAAAATTAGGTGGCAGTTTATTCTCCTGCCTTTGAAAAGGAGCCCAGCACACAGGCCAGGCTGGTGATGCCATTCACCTCTGGCTGTTGGCCTCCCACCTGTGCAGCTGGGACCGCCATCCAGACCTCAGAGGTCACCGCAGTCAGCAGGCAGCACAGGCTCAGTCAGACTTCGCCCATCCCAGAGCTTCCACTCTGGTGTCCCACCAAGGCCTGTGCCGGCTGCCGGCTCTGCCTGTCCTAGGAGGCCCGAGAGGCCGAGGGctgtgggaggagaggtgggCACTGACGCCTGCACACGCACAGTGCCTGGCCGCTGGTGTGGAGGGGCTGCTCTCCAGCCCCAGGTATTTGGGCAGCAGAGTCAGCTCATCATGGCTGCCCTGTGGACACATTACCCAGGCAGGGATGGCCTTACACAAGCATTTCAGTTTGGCATTTGGAGCGGGACTCCCTAGCCTGCCACTGCCAGCTCAGCAGCGTGACCTGGGTTTTTCCTGCAGGTGCCAGGCAGGAGTGCCATGCCGGTGGGAGGGGCGGGGCACCCCTGCAGCTCTGGGCCTGGTGCAGGGGGACAGTGGCAGCAGGGTGAGTGGGGAATGTCCCCTGCTCACTGCGCAGGAGCTGGTCTGTCTCACGCccgcctgctgctccttcccgctcggcttcctctccctccagccgCCCCACGCACCCAGCCAAGCGAGGCCCGTGAGAACCGGGCTTAGAGAGGGTCCTctgcctggggagctgccccCGCTGGCTCCTTCCCGTCCCAGGAAGCAGGAGGCGGCGGCCGGGCTCATGCAGGGCACCCAGCAGCGTCCACCTTGCCTCGGGGGTCGGAGCCAAAAACAGACTTGCATCCACTCCAAGGCCCTGAACCCCCGTCTGTGTTCTGTGCTGTGTGGTTTGCCCTGTGAACCCAGAGCTGGTCCATGAACGTGCAGACTTTCCACGGCCAGCAGGCCAGCCGAAGCAGCAGGACCAGGCTCCTGGGCCACCGGCACCTGGCCTGGCGCGGGCAGCAGGCGGTCCTGACCAGGCTCGGCTCAGGGCGCTGACCGCCCCAGCCACGGTTCATGCCCCGGGCTCCCAGCGCTGGTACCCCACCTACAGGCTGTTCTCTTCCCGTAGCAGGCACCCAGCCTCACTCCCACACCCTGTGATGCCCCTCAGGCCCTGGGACGGACAGAACTAGAGCAAGGCTGCAGGGCAccgccccccccgccccccctcccccgcAAGTCAGCCCCACCCGGCCCGCGTGCAAAGGTCAGGTCAGCGCCCCTCGCCTGCGAGGCTGCCGGTGCACCCTCCCTCTGAACTTCCTGAGTGGCCTTTGTCCTCACGAAGGGACTCAGCCCGAGGAGGCCACAGCACGCAGCTGGAGCAGGAAGGGTACAGGTGCCCCTCACAGACTCCCCGCATCCCTGGGACCCCCAGGCCCGTCCGGGGGAGCCGACAGCAGCAAGTTCCTGTTCCTGCCTTGAAGCCAGTTCCCCATGAGCTCTGCTTGTGACCCGCAGCAGTTTTCCCCCAGTGACTGTGCATCTAGAAGTGATGCAACAGTATTTCTTTTCTACAGAAAGACTTTGTGATTCTGACTTTAAATAGTGTCCTCAGCCACAATTAGGAAGCCGCAACTCGGTGGGTACTGCTAGAGAAACCCGCCTTTGCCTCAGGCTCTGAGTGTGAGAATTGTGAGTTTACACCCTTGTTCACAAAACCCCTGCCCTCAAGCTCACAGCCCAGGAAGGAGGTGAGGGGGCAGCGCACCCCCTTCAGCCACCAGCCAGCTGGCATTTTGTCATGGAGGACAAATGAATGCAAAGCTTGCAAAGCTGGCCTCGTCTGATGGCCTCTTAGCAACCCAACACCCCATTCTAGGCAACAGGGATGTTTTTATAACCCTTACGTCATAATTTCGGTTGTTTAAGTTTACATCATATATGGTCATTGCAGATAATACAGAAATGTGTTAAGGAGGTGTTAAAATAACCCATTTGGACATGGGTGTTGCTGAACTTTAAGTTTTTCTctaagtttgaaaaagatatcagaaaaaaatgcatcatCTCCCCATCCTGAGACGGCCATTTAACGGCACATGCTCACCCTGGGTGGTGACCCCGGCCGGCACGTGTACCCCTCCGCGTCTGCGGTCTGGGGAGCGCCTGCCATTGGACGCACCCCCCACATCCCCCAGGTTCCCTGCCTCCTGTGAGGGCTAGCCCTCACGTCCACAGAGGCCTTGCCGTCGCAGCCTTCTGGTCAGGGCAGACGCCTCCCTGGAAGTGGGATTGCCGATCGAGCCCCTCACCAAGCTGCGGGATTCCGGCAGCCACCCCGGCTCTGGGCTTCCCACCGCCCTGGCCAGGCTTGAAGTCCTGGTTCTGGTCTGAGTCCTGGGCCCCCAGGAGGGCCAGGAGGGGGTGGATTCAGGCATGCACTTGGGTCAAACCCACACTCGCAGGGCAAGAAGGGAGATGGCCGCTGGCATGGCCCTCAGGGGGAGCCAGGAGCCTGTGTGCGGCCAGCAGTGTCTGCCGAGCGGTGCAGGTGCGAGGCCTGACCTTGGCTTGGTCACCCCACCTCTGAGAGCCCAGTGTCCCCAACACTGGTGAGCTGGATGCAGGTTGGCTGCTAGTCAGAACTGTGGGCTCTGGTTTGCCTGACGCCATAGGCAagcagcgggaggaggaggggctCCTGCGGACACAGCAGGAGCGTGTCCTTGATGCCAGCCCTGGGCAGAGCGGGGCCTCCGGCCCCCACCGCCCATGTGCACCCCGCCATCCTCCTGGGAAGGAGCCCACAGCTCTCCCTCTGCCCCGGGGCTGTGTGCTGTCCACGTGGAGGGGCTCCAGGCCAGTGCTGGAGTTGTCCCGCAAGAGCTCAGACTTAGAATCGTAGAGCTGGCCGCTCCGACAGCAGTGTCTGGACCCAAGATACTCCCTGCCCCTAGGACCTTACGTGACTGGGACGTGCTACCCCAGTGCACAGAGAATGTCAGAACGCCTAGGTCACAGAAAGCAGTAGACCGAGTGTGATCGAATACGGGAGCACACACGGTGTCCGGAGCCCTCGAGTGGTCGCCATCGTGCACACTAGGATTAGCTCAGCGTGAAATGCCTTTGAAGTCCCATGTTTTTTCTTCGAAATCCATGGGAATTTTGACTCTGCCATTACCCACCCTGGCCTGTTTTTCTACAGAATGAACAAGACCCTTCTCAGTCTGGCCCTGCCTGTGCCTCGGGACCCCACAGTCCCACACTCTCTGAGAAGTCGCCCCCAACCCCGGCCCCTCTGGGAGTGGAGCCCCAGAGGGCCCTCAGCCCTCCCACCGCCGGTCACCTCCTGCTGTCCTTGTTGCCCACCCCACCTCTGAGCATCAGCCTCGGCCAGTGGGGCAGTGCCAGCCCTCAGGGCCACTGCCGAGCATTGAAGGAGAGCTTGGGGCCTTCCgagggcctgggcagggccgctggcttccttcttcctcccttgccCTGTGTCTCCCACCTAACTGCAGTCATTCCCACTGGGGAGCCCAGATCATGGCCCCCCAGCCCCAAGTTCCATGGAGGCAGAGGAACTGCGCCTGGCGCCCTCCCTGCACCCCTTGGCCCAGCCCCAGACGGGCTGCACAGCCACCATGGAGTCCAACCAACACCACGGCCTGGTTAGTCGCCCGTGGTTGGGTCAGGACCCTGTCTCTGCAGGGAAGTGGAGGACCGGTGGCAGACTCCTTGCCTCTGCGACCCCGGGTGATGGGCTGTCTTGCCACGTCGGCCACTGTGCACACAGAGCACATGGGCCTGCCTCCCTAGAGCGTGGGTccactggggtgggaggaggaatgGAGACCTGGGGGAGGCAGGTGGCAGGTGCACAGACGGACATGCGCACCACGGCGGAGGCACAGCCTCGGGCGGGGCCTCATGCCATGTCCTGCCACTGCCAGCAGGCTGTACAGGCCACTGACTGGATGGACGGTCGCCAGCAGCCGGCGATGCTGAAGGTTCAGAGGAAGAGATGTGGGCAGGCTTTCTGTCATCCCTCGGTCCCAGCGTGTGCCCCACATAGGGTGACAGTGCTGTCAGCCTGCTGCCTGTCCACAGGTAGGACAGTCTGGCCTCAGTAGTTTctggggcccaggcagagcaGACAGTGGTGCTCCTCAGAGACCTGCCCTGGATGGAGGGCAGGGTGCCATGGGCACCCGCTTAGGTCAGGACATGGTACTGTTGAGTTTTCCCCCGTTTGCCTTTTCTCTGCATCATCTCATTCATCAAATCTCCCCACGTTGTTGGGACTCACTGAGCAGTACGGCGCTGGAAGAATGCCACTGCTGAACGTGTGCCCCTGTGGTGGCCAGCCTCGCCCCCAcctcccagtgcacagccagGGCCTCCCTGGGATGTGCGTCAGGAGGCTCGGAGGCCCCAGGCGAGTGTGCGGTGCCTTCCGCCTCCGGGAAGACTCTCCCTGACAGCCGCCCCGCCATTGACCCCCTAAAGCAGCCGTCAACAGCCTGTCTGCTGCTCCCGTGGGTATCCCGTCGTGGCTTCGTGCACCCCACTGGCCCATTACCATGCGAGAGGTCAGGGCCCATGGGATGGAAGGAGGTCCCTGCGGGGCCTGGGGGCACATGCAGAGCCCAGCTGGCACACACGTGTGCCCACAGCCCGGCTGCACTGGCTTATGCATGTGCCTCTGGGTGTCCCTGTGCCTGTTGCTCTGTCTTCCTGTCTTGGCCTCTTCAGAAGCACCTGCATGGTCAGGATCTGTAGACGTCTGACTCTTGGCCACTGGAAGGTTAGCCCTTGGATGAGCTGACCTCCCTTGCCTGGCCACGTCAAAGGCCTCCTCAGGCCATAGGCCATCCAGCCTAAGTCGGCAGAGGAACCTGGTTCCTCCCCAGGGGCAGAAGGTGCTGCGGGAGGTGACCACCCTGAGGCACCTTCTGCCGTGGACTCTGACCCCTCCCGGCACCAGCCCCCTGCCTGCCCACGCCCCCCACCGAGGACAGCAAGTGAGCCCACAGTCACGTGGAGTGACTGCTCTGACAGGCCCGAGCCGGGCAGCCGAGGCAGCAGCACGGGGCTTCGGGGACCCTGAGACCTCAGCCACCGccgcctggggagggaggaggatgcAAGCCGGGCCGCCGCCCTGGGCTGTGCGGGAGCCGGGGAGAGGCCAAGGCGGCCGGCGGTCACGGTGCCCCCTCGGCAGTGTGCTCAGGAGCTTCACGGGCGGATCGGGCTGCCAGCCTACCCGCGCAGGAGAGGCCAGAACCAGGAGCCCATGGTCGGTGCCTGGGCcggggtggggtgcagggggaGGACGCCCCCAGAGCAACCGCGGCCTGAGTGGAGAGGGCAGCTAAGAACCCAGGCTCTGGGGAAGGGCCAGGGGTCGGCATGCCCACCCTGCTCTACTCCACCCCCTCCACCAGCCCTTAGTCTGTAGTCCCTGGGGTGCCCACATCTGCCCAGGCCCTCTCTCCGCTGTCCGCCAGAGCCCCTAGGGGTAGGGCTTGGGCCTGCCCGGCACAGCTCAGCCCACAGGGCCACAGGGATGTCAGGCAGCTGGATTCCTCAGCGTCCTTTGCATAGCAGGACCAGTCATTCCGTCCGGACCAGGGTGGAGGACCCCAGGGGACCCCAAGCCCCCTGAAAGAAAGTGCTTCAGAACTGCCACCATGCAGTTTTCTGGATGTGCCCACCTTAGGCTGGGTGGCATCCAGCAGAACCCACCCCCTTTGCTCCCCCGTCCCTAGATCTGAAGTCAGATTGGCACTGCCATCGGACCCCATGGGTGCTTGGCCCCTGGAGCGCCCCCAGAGAGCTGTGAGGGGTGGGAGACGAATCGGGTGCTCTTGTCaggcctggaggaggagaggcagcATGGCTGCACTGCGTGCTGCCCTCTGGGGGAGTGCAGGGAAAGGGGGTGCTGGAGCTGCTCCCTGAGAGTGGGGTGTGGGTCCCACTCTAGAGGTCAGGACTTCCTAGGCAGCCTGCCCAGGCCCCAATTCCCACCCCCCTGTGCACGGCGCTGCTGGCCCTGGAGGCGGGGGCCTCCAAGAATAACCACCAAGCCCctgcagcaggggtggggggacacccacacacacaccccaggccTGTCCCAGGAACTTCTGCAGGCCACCCCACAGCCCTGGGTGTCCTGTTGGGACAATCACAGCACAGCGGGCAGGGACGTCAGCTGTCCTGGAGGGCTTTCCTGGAGGCACTTCTCCCACGGTGCAGGTGTCCCTTGCATACAGCAGGGGGAAGGTCACATCTAGGGGGGGGTCATTGCGAGTTCTAAGGTACGGCTCCCCTGGGGGTCCTGAGTTGGTGGTCTGTGGTCCCCCTCCCCGCTGGACTCGGCCAGGGCCCTGACCCGGGTCTCCCCATGGGCTTGAAGTGACTTCTGCTGTGTGGCCCCTTGGGCAGCACCAAGCCTGCCTCTGTGCACAGCTCTGTGACCACACGGTGGCATGGGCTCTGGGCCGCCCGACTTCATCCTGCACAGGGCTCAGGAGGGTGCAGAGGCTGGGCACTGCAGACCCTGTGACGGTCACACTGGGCTCCCGGGATGGTGGCCATGTGCCCTCTGCAGGTCACACCACATCCGAGGTCTCAAATTTATTCAGAAGAGGCCGTTTGCCGAACTAAAAACAATGGTTGGTGTCAAGGGGAAGTCACTTGTCTGGGGTCCCAGCGCGTGGGCTCcagcctcctccccccacccGCAACAGCCCCACCTTGCACCCCTGCCTTACCTTCCCCCATCTCCTTGCAGGAAGTTCTACTACATCACCCTGCTGCGGGACCCTGTGTCCCGCTACCTGAGCGAGTGGCGGCACGTGCAGCGGGGGGCCACGTGGAAGACATCGCTGCACATGTGCGACGGGCGCACGCCCACGCCGGAGGAGCTGCCGCCCTGCTACGAGGGCACGGACTGGTCGGGCTGCACGCTGCAGGAGTTCATGGACTGCCCCTACAACCTGGCCAGCAACCGCCAGGTGCGCATGCTGGCGGACCTGAGCCTGGTGGGCTGCTACAACCTGTCGTTCATCCCTGAGGGCAAGCGGGCCCAGCTGCTGCTGGAGAGCGCCAAGAAGAACCTGCGGGGCATGGCCTTCTTCGGCCTGACCGAGTTCCAGCGCAAGACGCAGTACCTGTTCGAGCGGACGTTCAACCTCAAGTTCATCCGGCCCTTCATGCAGTACAACAGCACGCGGGCGGGCGGCGTGGAGGTGGAGGCGGACACCATCCGGCGCATCGAGGAGCTCAACGACCTGGACATGCAGCTGTACGACTACGCCAAGGACCTCTTCCAGCAGCGCTACCAGTACAGGCGGCAGCTGGAGCGCAGGGAGCAGCGCCTCCGGGGCCGAGAGGAGCGCCTGCTGCACCGCGCCAAGGAGGCGCCGCCGCGGGACGACGCCGACGAGCCGGGCCGCGTGCCCACCGAGGACTACATGAGCCACATCATCGAGAAGTGGTAGTGGGGCGACCGTGGGGCGGGGCCGCGGCCGGGGAGATGGGACGGACCGACGGCGCCCCAAATGCACGGCCCACAAGGGGCTGTGCCCTGAACAGAGAGGGCATGGGGCGGTGGGGGCTGGTGGGCTTGGTGCTTGCTCCTGCCAGCCCAGGGCTCTGAGACGCCAACCCACGCAGACCCCCGGCCAAAGGAGAAGTACTTGAAGAACGCCCCACCAGGCCTGCACATAGCCCCCTCCTCACTGGCACAGCAGCCGAAGGTTTGACAAGAAAAAGTGGCATCGGCGGAGTGGGCCTGCCAGGCCAGGAGGTCCCCCATGCCCACTGTGCACacccccctctcccagccccacccctgcccggGCCAGCAGGGTTCCAAGACCAGCTCCAAGCACCTTCCCTGGGAACACAGGCAGCCCTTTGAGGTGTCGTCAGGAATGGAACCCCCCGGGTTGCCCATCCCAAGGTCAGGGCCCACCCTTCCAGGCCCAGGGAATCCCACCCCACTCTCTGGCTCAAGGTCAGCACCCACAGTCTGGCTTCACGCTTTGGGTCAGGAAATCGAGACCCATCTCCTGGGAGCTCAGCACCCGTCTGCCCCATCAGACTGCAGAGGGCTGGGGGAGACAGGCCCTCCCTCACGCACTGCCCCCGTCCACGGGCAGACTACGTCCCGGGAGTGGGGAGACTGGCCAGGAGTGCTGCCACCCGGCCTTGGGGAGGACCGCCCCGCCAGACCAGCTCAGGCGGGCAGGGGGCTGGGAACCCAGAGCCCCCACCTGTTCTCCTTTCTGACCCTCTGAGATGTGTTAGCAGGCTGTCCACAGCCCCAGGCTCCTCACTCAGTCGTTATTCAGGGCACACATCCCACTGTTCCCGTGACCCCATACATAGAGGTACAGCCCCATCCGTTGGCTGGGACACAGCAGACCCAGCTGCTGCCCGTGAGCCGTGACTTGGGGCCACAGTGGCTCTGGATGGCCGGGAAGGGGACTCGGGCCTTCAAGTCTTCAACTACATTTGAGGAGAAACTGCCCTGGGTGGCTCTATGGTACCTGGATACAcaggccctcccctccctgggaCCCCTGCATtcccctgcaccccacccccacccccagatggtcAGGTcctgttccctgcagcccagcagATTGGAGAAGCCATGTTCCCTATCTGGTACCCCATGCCCTACCCTCCTGGGCTAGATGCCCCCCAGGCAGACCTTCCCCGGTGAGGCTGAAGACCTTTCTGGGGAGCTGAGTGGTAGCCCCACAGCCAAGGTGGATGGGCACCCCGCCTCCCCAGGAGGAAGCACACATGCTGGGGGCCGCGGGCCTGACTCATGGGGGACAGTGAGGGCGATCCTACCAGGGCCCTCTcttccctgccccaggctccACTCGGCCTTCCCAGCTGTGCCCCCGTGGAgttggggaggctgggagggagcaAGGGAGCTTCCACAGCACAGGGCACGCTAAGGGGTGGGATGAGGTGGCCACCCAAGAGGCACCAGCTTTAGTCGTTGGCCATCTGGCACAAGGGTCTTCTGGCTTCTTCGGCCAGCCACTTCGTCTTGCAGTCCTGGGCAGGGGGACCAGCAAGCCAGGGTGGGCACTGTGCCAGCCCGGTGTATGCGTCATGCTGAGGTGCGTGCCCAGGTGAGCGGCTCTGAGAGGGGTGGGCAGGTCAGCGTGGGGACTCTTAAGGCTCATCTTTGGGGTGGGCGTGCtccagggaggaggtgggggctggCCGAGTCCAGGCCCTGAGAGGAAAGCTCAGCTCTGTTCTGCCTGAGCCCCTGGGCACCCAGCCTGTGGCCTGAAGACAGCTCGAGATGGCTTCCCGTGTGGGCAGCCCTGAGTGTGGGACCTGGGTTGTACATACTGGAGTGTTGCCCCTTACGGCCCATTGTCCCACTTCACACGGGCACACGGGGCTCCTCGGTTTCTCCCAAGCATCTGGAAAGCAGGCCCGACTCGGGCCAGTGCCCAGGccgagggacccagaggcagcaCCGTCTGGCAGGGCGCTGGAGTCCCGGTGCGGCCCCCTGCGCTCAAGCCACCTGCTC
The genomic region above belongs to Manis javanica isolate MJ-LG chromosome 7, MJ_LKY, whole genome shotgun sequence and contains:
- the HS6ST1 gene encoding heparan-sulfate 6-O-sulfotransferase 1 isoform X2 is translated as MRRRRAGGRTMVERASKFVLVVAGSACFMLILYQYAGPGLSLGAPGGRAPPDDLDLFPTPDPHYEKKYYFPVRELERSLRFDMKGDDVIVFLHIQKTGGTTFGRHLVQNVRLEVPCDCRPGQKKCTCYRPNRRETWLFSRFSTGWSCGLHADWTELTNCVPGVLDRRDPATLRTPRKFYYITLLRDPVSRYLSEWRHVQRGATWKTSLHMCDGRTPTPEELPPCYEGTDWSGCTLQEFMDCPYNLASNRQVRMLADLSLVGCYNLSFIPEGKRAQLLLESAKKNLRGMAFFGLTEFQRKTQYLFERTFNLKFIRPFMQYNSTRAGGVEVEADTIRRIEELNDLDMQLYDYAKDLFQQRYQYRRQLERREQRLRGREERLLHRAKEAPPRDDADEPGRVPTEDYMSHIIEKW
- the HS6ST1 gene encoding heparan-sulfate 6-O-sulfotransferase 1 isoform X1, with protein sequence MRRRRAGGRTMVERASKFVLVVAGSACFMLILYQYAGPGLSLGAPGGRAPPDDLDLFPTPDPHYEKKYYFPVRELERSLRFDMKGDDVIVFLHIQKTGGTTFGRHLVQNVRLEVPCDCRPGQKKCTCYRPNRRETWLFSRFSTGWSCGLHADWTELTNCVPGVLDRRDPATLRTPRSPRSPCPKLMAQMPRCRDMPGGQCEPSKRSQRKFYYITLLRDPVSRYLSEWRHVQRGATWKTSLHMCDGRTPTPEELPPCYEGTDWSGCTLQEFMDCPYNLASNRQVRMLADLSLVGCYNLSFIPEGKRAQLLLESAKKNLRGMAFFGLTEFQRKTQYLFERTFNLKFIRPFMQYNSTRAGGVEVEADTIRRIEELNDLDMQLYDYAKDLFQQRYQYRRQLERREQRLRGREERLLHRAKEAPPRDDADEPGRVPTEDYMSHIIEKW